GGTATACATTTTATAGTCTTTTAATTTAAGTCATAATCTTGTATAAACTTGATATTTGACTATTGTCAGGGCATGTCTCGACACGTTTAGACATTAGATTTGTAGGGGCTTTCGTGGATAATTGTGGATTTGGGTATATTGGCTAAAATGTTGACATTAATGAATTGTCAAATATTGTTTAAGTTTTGATTATTAGTCTTATGTTTCCGCTATCTTATAAAAAAATTGGGATTCCCTGACCCTTATGGTTGTTGTGATGATGATTAAGTTTGGTTATTGGGGCAACCTCTgattcatgtgggcttgaggtgcccctACGAGATGACCCAATTTTGGgacatgtcaagttggtatcagagcctagctTCATGGTCAGTTtggagtccataaagccatgtcaagtaaagtctcttttatgagtgtgtagcgtgccacacttataaaggaggggctatgagacatttaggaatgtttccctttctcgTGTTTCACTCTCTAGTTATATAGaatctaaggtcttggattcctctaatttttGCTTTCTCATCTTCTAGATCATGTATCCAAAATGATTTGATGTTCAGGAGAGCTTTTTTGTCCTGACTAAGGGTAATATGGATAAAGCTCATCCAATTTTTGGGATTCAGACTCGGTCAAGGGTCGTGGAATCAGACTATCCTCGAGGGGTTCCACCTATTTCTACTAACCCTACTTTTGGGGGCGACACCTCTCCTCAGTCACCTCAAAATAGTGGGTTTTATTACTCCTTTATTCTGTTGGCTTAGGctggtggaaaatggtctaagaaaaagtaTTGGGTGGGTCTTAGACTCCATTCAGctgctagtgctccctaccaaACCTATTAAGAGTTGGGTATTTTCAAATTGGTAATGCTCATAGGGCACAAGATGACCAACATTAGGTTAGAGGGGTCCAAGCTATGCCCATCTATCCTCCTATCAATTTTATGGTCGGTCATACCGTGGTTATTATGAGAAAGGAAGGAAttagtgttttaaatatggtcaacaTGCAATGAGAGTGTCCCATAATGATTGCCACTTAGGCAAAAAGAGTGTCGGTTGTCACTTTTGTAGCTTTTATACTAAGGGATGATGCTACTAGCTTCGACGTTAGTGGGGACCTTATTAATGCTCTTACTATCCCTCGGGAGCCTGAAGCACCTTCGAATGCTGACGcaggtatgttgaaactttttctcataatgtgtattgttttttgatccagggtctactctttcttatgtaaccccatatATGGTTGTGCATCTTGATTGCGGTCCCAAGAGTCTATcagtttttttctatttctatcttgGTAGGAGACTAGATGGTtgttaaaagggtctatagggggtgtatagtatctgttagtggtaaagagactcttgtagacttgatagagttaaacatagttgattttaatgttattctcggGATGGATCGGTTGTATTTGCATTATgtttccttagattgtcagacccgtagGGTCATGcgtaaattccctaatgagccgatcATTGTATAGGAAGGTGGTTCTTTAGAGCCTCAGGAAAGTTTCATTTATTATCTCAAAGCCCAAaggttgatttcaaaggggtgtttgcatcttttggtttgagttaaagattctaattcggaAGAGCCTTCTTTAAAATCCGTTCTCGTGGTTAGTGAGATTTTTAGGTATTTCTTGATAATTATTCCAGTGTGGCCACTATGAGTTTCTttttatgtcctttgggttaaccaatgccccgaCGATATttgtggacttgatgaatagggtcttctatccatttttggacatgtttgtcattgtctttattgataacATCTTAGTCTATTATCggagtgagatggatcatgttGATCACGTTCGTGTTGTGTCGCAATCTATGAAGGATCAtcgtttgtatgctaagttctccaagtgtgagttttgtttgAAAGCTATAGCTTTTCTTGTTCATGTTATttatatctagtgaagggataatggTAGACCCCAAAAAAGGGCATACAGTCGTGTGTCTTTTGCTGCCCAATCCTAAGGACTCCTTCTTTGGTGTGTTGTGTTGGAATAGGTTTTATTTATGACCTAGGTGTTTTCTATAAAACACTTTATACCTAGAGTGTCATGTCTCTGTTAAGGGTCTTGCCTTGAGTGGCGTGAGTAGTTCTTGTTCTCATGTTCCTTCATGACCCATTTTATGTTGGGTAACTAAGTGGTTTAGGAAGATATGTGTATGAATTATTTTATGACATAGTTGTGTTATGATTTTTGGTTTTAagcatatatttataattttagctATAATGGTTAGTTATAGTTTTTCCATGTCTTCTACTTGTGGTTTTCATATGATAATGGCAATGGAGCAGAGTAGTGTTCGGGATGGATGTAAGGAATATAGCCTGGTGGCTTAAGCTAACTCCTTCTAAGTTTTGGATAGGCCTGAATATATTAGTTGTGTATGGATAGACTCAGGCTCATAATGGTGTGTCTTCGGTAAGCTATAAGTTGAATCAGACTTGTTCTCTAGTATTGacatggccccttttgaggcgttgtatggtaggaggtgttgaTCTCCTATTGTGTGGTATGAAGTTGGAAAGAGTAAGTTTCTTGGTCCTGATTTAGTTCACTAAGACttagataaggtgaaggtgattcatgatagattgaaaaccgctcaaagtcaccaaaagtcctatgcggacaTGTGGTTTAGGagtttagagtttagtgttggcgattgggtatcCTTGGAGGTTCTCCCATGAAGAAAGCGATGTGAACTGGtaaagaggggaaagcttagtccccgttatgttggtccctatTTGGTCTCGAAAGGGATTGGCAATGTTGCCTGTAAGTGGAGTTGCCTTCTTGATTGAACTCTATTTTCCttggttttccatgtctctatgttgtgaGAATGCGTAGGTGATCCTTCGTTGATTGTCCCTTAGAGGGTGTTGGTATTCCTGACTTCTTGCCTTATGGGGGTCTTCCAATGAGGATCTTAGGTTAGCAAGTTCGTCGATTGTGAACAATAGAAGTAGCTTCGTTGAAAGTTCTATGAAGGGACCATtagtctgaggaagctacttgggaggcgaaggaggacatgaagtccaaatatccatgtTCATTTTTCCATTCTGAAAACTCATGCTTGAGTTCTGTGTTGGTATTCCTAACTTGGTTTACGTCTTCAAAAAATGATGAGTTAAAATCCCCAATGCTTAGGACTGATTCATGTATTTGTTAGAAAAGGGATTAAAGTTCCCAATACTTGAGTTATCTTATATCCTTGAAAGTTGATAGGTTTAAGCCCCtaagctttgaattgatttagcagactttaggtggtataaagataccttcttAGCCAAAATTATGATTAGACCTGACTGTAAcaatgacttctggaaagaacgtttcattagtggtctccctccCCTGTTCGCAGACAAAGTtaaccaaaatcaaagatagGTTTGAAGGAAAAATCCCTTACGGAATTTTAACTTATGGAGACATCATAAGCTTCATTACCACCGTAGGGATAGACCTCTGCACAGATCTAAAacttaagaagcaacttaagagTGACAGTGCTTCCAAATATGGGTTAGGAACCTTCTGTCAAGATTTTGGATTTGCTAACCTTTCTTCTCCATTTAGTAAGAAACATAGGAAAAAATCCTATAAGTCTCATAGAAAGTCCAAACCTAGAAAAGAGTCCTCAAAAAAGGAGTCTTATAAATCTAGTAGAAAAACTAGGAGAAAATCCTCTAAAAATAAGGATGTTTGCTGGACTTGTGGTAAAACTGGCCATAGAGCTAAAGATTGTAGATCTGGCAATAAGAATAAGCTCAACCAATTAGGTCTCTCTGAAGAAACCAAAGAGAAAATATTCTCTATAGTGGAAGACTCTTCAGACTCTTCTTACACTTCCAGCTCTTCTAGTGACGATTATAGTGATGAAGAATTTATCAACACCGCATATGAATCCGATTGATCTCAGTTTGGACAAGATTGTGCTTGTAATGGTACTTTTTGTACTTTCACAAAAAAGACTGTTAATGTCATCTCTGCAAAACCTAAGGAAATCCTGTTTGACATCATAGAACACATCCAaaatgatgaggctagaaataaatatcttctagaactcaaaagaTTGATGCTTTCTCAAGAGGAAAAGTCCCCCAGACCTAtcattcagccttttagcatgaaacaggttatgtctagATTTGATAAACCTGCGGAACCTTCTATAGCTGATCTCAAGGGTGAAATTTCCACCCTCAAGGGGGAAATCAGAGACCTAAAAATCAGACTCGATCGAGTTGAACTCAACATTCTTACCGAACAGGTTCTAAAAAATGTGTCTCTTCCAGAGCATGATTCCCTACCAGAATCACCTAGAGCTTCTCCGATGATCAATGATCACCTTAAAGAGCCAGGATTATTCCTCGGCTCAGACTCTCCCTTTACCTCAGGTGCTGCTATAACGGCCATTAAAGCTTACAGCGAACACATCAccgtaaaaattgtcataaacaaagactttgttcttaacagagtcacCCTTTTTGATACTGAAGCGGATAGTAATTGCATCGTCAAAGGACTTATACCTACCAAATATCTACAGAAAAGCACTTCTCGTCTATACTCCACCACTAGAGAAAAGATGAAATTGATTACAAGCTTTCAAAAGCCCATATCTGCAACAATGACATTTTTCTTGTCAATGATTTTGTCATTACTGAAGGcatcactgaagatatcattctTGGAATACCTTTTGTTAATCAAATTCGACCTTACACAAGTAATTTTGATGGAATTCGCACGACGATATTAAATCAAAATCTATTCTTTCctttattaaggcccctctcacaagaagaaggtaa
The Capsicum annuum cultivar UCD-10X-F1 chromosome 6, UCD10Xv1.1, whole genome shotgun sequence DNA segment above includes these coding regions:
- the LOC107874285 gene encoding uncharacterized protein LOC107874285, translated to MTSGKNVSLVVSLPCSQTKLTKIKDRFEGKIPYGILTYGDIISFITTVGIDLCTDLKLKKQLKSDSASKYGLGTFCQDFGFANLSSPFSKKHRKKSYKSHRKSKPRKESSKKESYKSSRKTRRKSSKNKDVCWTCGKTGHRAKDCRSGNKNKLNQLGLSEETKEKIFSIVEDSSDSSYTSSSSSDDYSDEEFINTAYESD